The following coding sequences lie in one Flagellimonas eckloniae genomic window:
- a CDS encoding tetratricopeptide repeat protein translates to MRKYCFYALLILYTIQGWSQSRSQIKADSLYLIGNYAEAINAYSKVGNEKSSMQIARAYSAIGNKEKAILQYLDIIKNNESHVLARFELGKIYEKTDLDKAQEVFESLINPRSENPEFYYYLGKILQSKLDYQKGNKALKKAIDLDSTHLRSIYLLGKYYVSVEEPSNALETIELGLKTAPNDVALLNLKALAHFNSGFYDKSAPLFLRLLELGEKKPFVYRKLGYSQFKNHDLDNAKETYQTLAKIKNNEADAYFGLGEVYLEEKKLDSAETYFKKSIEERKYVFDNEYRNLGRIARLKNQLKKSLDYYTKAWEENKANFINYYQVCVLADEYYKDPKTRLEYYERLLTDFKNVPLFISERVKKRISELKEEIHYKSD, encoded by the coding sequence TTGAGAAAATATTGTTTTTATGCTCTGCTAATACTTTATACTATCCAAGGTTGGTCACAGAGCAGAAGTCAAATTAAGGCTGACAGTTTATATTTGATAGGCAATTATGCAGAGGCCATAAATGCATATTCCAAGGTAGGCAATGAAAAGTCAAGCATGCAAATTGCCAGGGCTTACAGTGCCATTGGGAACAAAGAGAAAGCAATTCTTCAATATTTGGATATTATCAAGAATAATGAAAGTCATGTTTTGGCGCGATTTGAGTTAGGAAAAATCTATGAGAAGACAGACTTGGATAAGGCTCAAGAGGTTTTTGAATCGTTGATTAATCCCAGAAGTGAAAACCCAGAGTTCTACTATTACTTGGGTAAAATTCTTCAATCAAAGTTGGATTACCAAAAAGGTAATAAGGCATTGAAGAAGGCTATTGATTTGGACAGTACGCATCTAAGAAGTATTTATCTTCTGGGCAAATATTATGTGAGTGTTGAAGAGCCGAGCAATGCACTGGAAACTATTGAGTTGGGGTTAAAGACGGCACCAAATGATGTAGCACTCCTTAACTTAAAAGCCTTGGCCCATTTTAATTCTGGATTTTACGATAAGTCAGCCCCATTGTTTCTAAGGCTTTTGGAACTGGGAGAAAAAAAACCATTTGTATATCGAAAATTGGGATATTCCCAGTTTAAGAACCATGATTTGGACAATGCAAAAGAAACCTATCAAACATTAGCAAAAATTAAGAATAATGAAGCTGACGCTTATTTTGGATTAGGGGAAGTCTATCTAGAAGAAAAAAAATTGGATAGTGCAGAGACCTATTTTAAGAAATCAATAGAAGAACGAAAGTATGTTTTTGACAATGAGTATAGGAATCTGGGACGTATAGCACGCTTAAAAAATCAACTTAAAAAGTCATTGGACTATTATACCAAAGCTTGGGAAGAAAACAAAGCGAATTTCATCAACTACTATCAAGTCTGTGTTTTGGCAGACGAGTACTATAAAGATCCCAAAACTAGATTAGAGTATTATGAGAGACTATTAACCGATTTTAAAAATGTCCCATTGTTTATATCCGAAAGGGTAAAAAAACGTATTTCCGAATTGAAAGAGGAGATTCACTATAAATCTGATTGA
- the ruvC gene encoding crossover junction endodeoxyribonuclease RuvC — protein sequence MAEEKIILGIDPGTTVMGFGIIKIVNKQIQFVQMNELLLKKYNDPYTKLKLIFERTLELIDTFHPDEIAIEAPFYGKNVQSMLKLGRAQGVAMAAGLSRQVPITEYMPKKIKMAITGNGNATKEQVAKMLQSMLKLKTLPKNLDSTDGLAAAVCHFYNQGRVDVGKQYTGWEAFVKQNPKKVN from the coding sequence TTGGCAGAGGAGAAAATCATTTTAGGGATAGACCCGGGAACAACAGTTATGGGTTTTGGAATCATTAAAATTGTGAACAAGCAAATACAGTTTGTTCAAATGAACGAGTTGTTGCTAAAAAAGTACAATGATCCCTATACTAAGTTAAAACTGATTTTTGAACGTACCCTTGAATTGATAGATACGTTTCACCCGGATGAAATAGCCATTGAAGCTCCTTTTTATGGCAAAAATGTGCAATCCATGCTCAAACTTGGAAGGGCTCAGGGAGTAGCGATGGCTGCGGGACTTTCAAGACAAGTTCCCATAACCGAATATATGCCCAAAAAAATCAAAATGGCCATTACCGGTAATGGAAATGCTACTAAAGAACAAGTAGCTAAAATGCTTCAAAGCATGTTGAAGCTAAAAACCTTGCCTAAAAATTTAGATAGTACGGATGGATTGGCCGCTGCGGTTTGCCATTTTTACAATCAAGGGAGGGTAGATGTTGGGAAACAATATACAGGGTGGGAGGCTTTTGTAAAGCAGAATCCTAAAAAAGTCAATTAG